In Flammeovirgaceae bacterium 311, one DNA window encodes the following:
- a CDS encoding hypothetical protein (COG1801 Uncharacterized conserved protein) yields the protein MGTFYPHGLKPKDFTRYYLNFFRSVEINNSFYRLPSAQTFAGWRTAVPPDFLFAVKASRFITHMKKLTDPQQSIARFFENVQALEEKLGPILFQLPPFMNISMHKLEEFLKALPPYYRYTFEFRNHSWYNPAVMELLRRYNIAFCIYELDRHLSPFEITADFVYVRLHGPEGKYSGSYSDEGMSWWANNCLEWQRQGLDVYIYFDNDQNGYAAHNAKLLQQFVWERMGISPDYGQWNQQQSLF from the coding sequence ATGGGTACATTCTATCCCCACGGCCTGAAACCGAAAGACTTTACCCGATACTACCTGAATTTTTTCCGCAGTGTAGAGATCAATAATTCGTTCTACAGGCTGCCCTCAGCCCAGACATTTGCCGGCTGGCGTACTGCCGTACCCCCTGATTTTCTGTTTGCTGTTAAAGCCAGTCGCTTTATTACCCATATGAAAAAGCTTACAGACCCGCAGCAGAGCATTGCCCGTTTTTTTGAAAATGTGCAGGCGCTGGAGGAAAAGCTGGGGCCTATTCTGTTTCAGCTGCCTCCTTTCATGAACATATCCATGCACAAGCTGGAGGAATTTTTAAAGGCACTGCCACCTTACTACCGCTACACCTTCGAGTTCAGGAACCACAGCTGGTACAATCCGGCGGTAATGGAGTTGTTGCGGCGCTATAATATTGCCTTTTGCATCTATGAGCTCGACAGGCACCTTTCGCCCTTTGAGATAACGGCAGATTTTGTATATGTACGCCTGCACGGGCCTGAAGGGAAATACTCTGGCAGCTACAGCGACGAAGGCATGAGCTGGTGGGCCAACAACTGCCTGGAGTGGCAACGGCAGGGCCTGGATGTGTATATCTATTTCGACAATGACCAGAACGGCTACGCAGCCCACAACGCAAAGCTGTTGCAGCAGTTTGTATGGGAGCGTATGGGTATTTCTCCTGACTACGGCCAGTGGAACCAGCAGCAATCTCTCTTTTAA
- a CDS encoding hypothetical protein (COG2911 Uncharacterized protein conserved in bacteria) — MLYVLGGLLALLVLIVILLQIPAVQTKVTQKVADNFAEQWGTTVSIGKVNIRFFETATLQDIYIEDLAGDTLLWAGFVKADIGAFALLDSRLTLDEIALEDAYINMYRHQDSAKFNYEFIADSFASDTTVADTTSGGFAFDLHQVRLENVRLRFLDDSASMNLNVRAPFLLAELETLGLEEQHVRVSNVDIRNLQGSFKQLSSTTAGDNIATAEEVTQELDSAMLNPSGFRIAVEDFNVKNTRFHFQTSEAAQEGTINFENLDLRNINIGISDFYLAGDTLRVNVDQLAAIEQISGFVLENFAMNVALELPMFSGALKEVITPHTRITDEVRIEQLSLKPGADMLASLQMSANISNAVIGMEDAAYFTPGLDTLPNLSQLSLLLDLDAQIQDNRADVPTLNLRTEDGGINLRATANASGLNDLNTIRFDVQVQELSTTASYLQQFAFTPDLPPAARQAGRLNLVAQAKGTPQNVDVVARLRSGVGLLETNMLYRAPTNSRFLLAGNVDATNFDLRPFVGDSLDLGQVTLSSKVRVDGRGSKIDVEKFSVLVSKLEYNDYTYEGLAAEGYFVDSVMEVVAAYEDPFLNFDLYAHSDLKDSLPLVSAELNLDRLNMYRLNLSPDSIIVSTKLVADVRGPDPDLIEGVVALRDTRLIRGAESWTLDSLIMTSTKEPSGERDINLVSDFMSASITGKYLFANLQSAIDNFTSYYGSSKPTEEMIEYGEGEEIRLEINMWDEPVFAKAFVPDLELLHPLTLTAELRDADRAFDLDMNAPGISWADSIVIRNLVIDAKTEDRVMSFEVDADQIKVGTLADIPQFELNGDWAQDSLHFNLGLAPESDSTHLLMGGALQFRGDTIALALDQTDLALKGLQYELANNAVIRFATDYLYIRDFSLGQGPQQLAVNTEQESGPNPLLIAQIDQFQIGDFMDVLGMEAYKLAATLDGRVQLTQPMNISAIEADLQVNNLMVDSLPVGDVQIAMNKVSTDGRINTDIALEGPDNSLTIAGYLNMEDSTNAMAMDININSFNLEPWEPFVEDFITDINGGLQGNINVAGTLNEPRVDGQIGFNQNSAFRLAMTGSRYTMENESVAIDNEAISLNNFTLRDSLNQSLVVDGQIVHQFFTDFRFNLDVNADNFMVVNKARDLDAPFYGELFVTTTAQIRGPMDDIVVNSELQIGDRTDFALVMQTEDADAGTAGYINFVNDNAFLELDTLSTGLQADTLGDVASTSYFTLITSVTVPEEAKFTVVVDPATGDFLELQGSADLQVRMEPNGDLNLQGVYEVEQGRYRLSFMEVIQKSFAIEEGSTVAFSGDPLNAELNLTAIYTTEASRLPLVGRYIEEGTTEYAAARRKEPVNVLMSMNGTLEDPVFSFDIVAPESQYGAMSSSVVARALDELKNDESALFRQVFGLIVLNRFIAENPLETGPGGGGAAEAVNARIDQSLSGFLTDQLNAVTQDYLGVEIEIDIESQQGSGANSIGGGGRDVGFNLSRSLFNDRVEVQFGGVSSMNAGGGGGPAGSSGTQFAGNFAIMYHINEKGNLNLKIFQRNDRDVLTNEFIPKTGVALSYFKHFNTLGGLFGTEPRREEMLKSDGAVQTEL, encoded by the coding sequence TTGCTGTATGTGCTGGGGGGCTTATTAGCCCTGCTCGTGCTTATCGTTATTTTATTACAAATACCTGCAGTACAAACCAAGGTTACCCAAAAAGTAGCCGATAATTTTGCCGAGCAATGGGGCACTACTGTAAGCATTGGTAAGGTTAATATTCGCTTTTTCGAAACTGCTACCCTGCAGGATATCTATATTGAAGACCTGGCAGGAGACACCCTGCTGTGGGCTGGCTTTGTAAAAGCAGATATCGGTGCTTTTGCCCTCCTGGATTCGCGGCTCACCCTGGACGAAATTGCCCTGGAAGATGCCTACATCAATATGTACCGCCACCAGGACAGCGCAAAGTTTAACTATGAGTTTATCGCTGACAGCTTTGCCTCCGATACAACGGTGGCAGATACCACCTCCGGAGGCTTTGCGTTTGATCTCCACCAGGTCAGGCTCGAGAATGTACGTCTTCGCTTTTTAGATGATTCCGCAAGCATGAACCTGAACGTTCGTGCTCCTTTTCTGCTGGCAGAGCTGGAGACCCTGGGGCTGGAGGAGCAGCATGTACGCGTATCAAATGTAGATATTCGTAACCTGCAGGGTTCTTTTAAGCAATTATCGTCAACAACTGCAGGCGATAACATTGCTACTGCCGAGGAGGTGACCCAGGAGCTGGATTCTGCCATGCTGAATCCCAGTGGCTTTCGCATAGCCGTAGAAGATTTCAATGTTAAGAATACCCGGTTTCACTTCCAGACCAGCGAAGCGGCACAGGAAGGTACAATCAACTTCGAAAATCTTGACCTGCGCAACATCAACATCGGCATCAGCGATTTTTACCTTGCCGGCGATACGCTAAGGGTAAATGTTGATCAGCTGGCAGCCATTGAACAGATCAGCGGTTTTGTACTGGAAAACTTTGCGATGAATGTAGCACTGGAGCTCCCTATGTTCTCAGGAGCCCTGAAAGAAGTGATTACCCCGCACACCCGTATTACTGATGAGGTAAGAATAGAACAGCTCTCCCTGAAACCAGGAGCAGATATGCTGGCCAGCCTGCAAATGTCTGCAAACATCAGCAACGCAGTTATTGGCATGGAAGATGCCGCTTATTTTACCCCCGGGCTTGATACCCTGCCTAACTTAAGCCAACTAAGCTTGTTGCTTGATCTGGACGCACAGATACAGGATAACCGGGCTGATGTACCTACCCTCAACCTAAGAACAGAAGATGGCGGCATCAACCTTAGGGCTACTGCTAACGCCAGCGGACTCAACGATCTTAATACAATACGCTTCGATGTGCAGGTGCAGGAGCTTAGTACTACCGCCAGCTACCTGCAGCAATTTGCCTTTACACCCGATCTACCCCCTGCTGCCAGGCAGGCAGGCAGGCTTAACCTGGTTGCGCAAGCCAAAGGTACCCCGCAGAATGTGGATGTAGTAGCCCGTTTACGCAGTGGTGTAGGGCTGCTGGAAACCAACATGCTTTACCGTGCCCCTACCAATAGCCGTTTTTTGCTGGCAGGTAATGTAGATGCTACCAATTTTGATCTGCGCCCGTTTGTAGGCGACAGCCTGGACCTTGGCCAGGTAACGCTTAGCAGTAAAGTGCGGGTAGATGGCAGGGGCAGCAAGATTGATGTTGAGAAATTTTCGGTACTGGTAAGTAAGCTGGAATATAACGATTACACCTACGAAGGCCTGGCAGCAGAGGGTTATTTTGTAGACAGCGTTATGGAAGTAGTAGCGGCCTACGAGGATCCGTTCCTGAATTTCGACCTCTATGCACACTCTGACCTGAAGGATTCCCTGCCACTAGTTTCGGCAGAGCTGAACCTGGACCGCCTCAACATGTACCGGCTCAACCTTAGCCCCGATAGTATTATTGTAAGCACCAAACTTGTAGCCGATGTAAGAGGCCCCGATCCTGACCTGATAGAAGGAGTGGTGGCTTTACGTGATACCAGGCTGATACGAGGCGCTGAAAGCTGGACGCTGGATAGCCTGATAATGACTTCTACCAAGGAACCCAGCGGAGAAAGAGATATAAATTTAGTAAGTGATTTTATGTCGGCCAGCATCACCGGCAAATACCTGTTTGCAAACCTGCAATCAGCAATCGACAATTTCACCAGTTACTATGGTTCTTCCAAGCCAACAGAAGAAATGATAGAGTATGGCGAGGGTGAGGAAATCAGGCTGGAAATAAACATGTGGGATGAACCTGTTTTTGCCAAAGCCTTTGTGCCGGATTTGGAGCTGCTGCACCCCCTTACGCTTACCGCCGAACTCAGAGATGCAGATCGTGCCTTCGACCTGGACATGAATGCACCCGGCATCAGCTGGGCCGACTCCATCGTGATCCGAAACCTGGTAATAGATGCCAAGACTGAAGACAGGGTGATGTCGTTCGAGGTGGATGCTGACCAGATCAAAGTAGGCACCCTGGCAGATATACCGCAATTTGAATTGAATGGAGATTGGGCGCAGGATAGCCTGCATTTTAACCTGGGCCTTGCTCCTGAAAGCGACAGCACCCATTTATTGATGGGCGGCGCTTTACAATTCAGGGGCGATACCATTGCACTGGCGTTGGACCAAACAGACCTTGCCCTGAAAGGGCTGCAATATGAGCTGGCCAACAATGCGGTGATAAGGTTTGCCACAGATTATCTCTATATCCGGGATTTTTCCCTCGGGCAAGGCCCGCAACAGCTGGCTGTAAATACTGAACAGGAGAGCGGCCCTAACCCGCTGCTCATTGCGCAGATCGACCAGTTCCAGATTGGTGATTTTATGGATGTGCTGGGGATGGAAGCCTATAAGCTTGCCGCCACCCTGGATGGCAGGGTACAACTAACACAGCCCATGAACATATCTGCCATTGAAGCAGACCTGCAGGTAAATAATCTTATGGTAGACAGCCTGCCGGTAGGCGATGTGCAGATAGCCATGAACAAAGTATCTACAGATGGCAGGATCAATACCGATATTGCACTGGAGGGCCCGGACAATAGCCTGACCATTGCAGGATACCTTAACATGGAAGACAGCACCAATGCCATGGCAATGGATATTAACATTAACAGTTTTAACCTGGAACCATGGGAGCCTTTTGTAGAGGATTTTATTACCGATATTAACGGAGGCCTTCAGGGCAATATTAATGTTGCCGGTACTTTGAATGAACCACGTGTTGACGGGCAAATAGGATTTAATCAAAACAGCGCGTTCCGCCTGGCCATGACAGGCTCACGATATACCATGGAGAACGAATCTGTAGCAATAGATAATGAGGCTATTAGCCTGAACAACTTTACCCTGCGTGATTCCCTGAACCAAAGCCTGGTTGTAGACGGGCAGATAGTGCATCAGTTCTTTACAGATTTCAGGTTTAATCTGGATGTAAATGCAGATAACTTTATGGTGGTGAACAAAGCCAGAGACCTGGATGCTCCCTTCTATGGCGAATTATTTGTGACTACTACTGCACAAATACGCGGCCCCATGGACGATATAGTGGTAAACAGCGAATTGCAAATTGGTGACAGAACTGATTTTGCCCTGGTTATGCAAACTGAAGATGCTGATGCAGGCACTGCGGGCTATATAAATTTTGTGAACGATAATGCTTTCCTGGAACTTGATACCCTCTCCACAGGCCTGCAGGCCGATACACTGGGCGATGTTGCCAGCACAAGCTATTTTACTCTTATTACTTCTGTTACAGTGCCCGAGGAGGCAAAGTTTACCGTTGTGGTAGACCCTGCAACCGGCGATTTTCTGGAGCTACAGGGGTCGGCAGACCTACAGGTACGCATGGAGCCCAATGGAGATCTGAATCTGCAGGGTGTATACGAAGTTGAACAGGGCCGCTATCGGCTTAGCTTTATGGAGGTAATTCAGAAGAGCTTTGCCATAGAGGAAGGCAGTACCGTGGCATTCAGCGGAGACCCCCTCAATGCCGAACTGAACCTTACAGCCATTTACACCACAGAAGCCAGCAGGCTGCCGCTGGTGGGCAGGTATATAGAAGAAGGTACTACAGAATATGCTGCGGCCAGACGAAAAGAGCCTGTAAATGTATTAATGAGCATGAATGGCACGTTGGAGGACCCTGTATTCTCGTTCGACATTGTAGCGCCGGAATCTCAGTATGGTGCCATGAGCAGCAGTGTGGTTGCCCGTGCCCTGGATGAGCTTAAAAACGATGAATCTGCCCTGTTCCGGCAGGTATTCGGACTTATTGTGTTGAACCGCTTTATTGCTGAAAACCCGCTGGAAACAGGCCCTGGCGGCGGTGGAGCAGCAGAAGCCGTAAACGCCCGCATAGACCAAAGCCTAAGTGGTTTCCTTACCGATCAGCTTAATGCCGTTACACAGGATTACCTGGGCGTTGAAATTGAAATAGACATAGAATCACAGCAGGGAAGTGGCGCAAATAGTATAGGTGGTGGCGGAAGAGACGTTGGCTTTAACCTAAGCCGTTCGCTGTTCAATGATCGGGTTGAGGTGCAGTTTGGCGGTGTAAGCAGCATGAATGCCGGAGGCGGCGGAGGCCCTGCCGGCAGCAGCGGCACCCAGTTTGCAGGTAATTTTGCCATTATGTACCACATCAATGAAAAGGGAAATCTTAACCTGAAGATCTTCCAGCGTAACGACAGAGATGTACTCACCAATGAGTTTATTCCTAAAACCGGCGTAGCACTCTCCTACTTTAAGCACTTTAATACCCTGGGTGGCCTGTTTGGTACAGAACCCCGGCGGGAGGAGATGCTGAAGTCTGATGGAGCTGTACAAACAGAGCTTTGA
- a CDS encoding ADP-ribose pyrophosphatase (COG0494 NTP pyrophosphohydrolases including oxidative damage repair enzymes), which translates to MKIKNRETIYEGFYTYRKLTVEDKGETFEREILDIGSAAAALVYDTKKEKYILVKQYRFGAASELLEIVAGIVDNEQGDPEMTIRKEIEEETGYAVDQLEHIWDFYPSAGATTERLHLYYAEVSSKKAEGGGLDEEHEDIAVLEFSLDELLQLQLPDAKTIIAVQWLARKKGRFLSNPEVKI; encoded by the coding sequence ATGAAGATTAAAAATAGGGAAACGATATACGAGGGCTTCTATACCTACAGAAAGCTGACTGTTGAAGATAAAGGGGAAACTTTTGAAAGAGAGATATTAGATATAGGCAGTGCTGCTGCTGCTCTTGTGTATGATACCAAAAAGGAAAAGTATATTCTGGTAAAGCAGTACCGCTTTGGTGCCGCCAGCGAGCTGCTCGAGATAGTGGCCGGTATTGTTGATAATGAGCAGGGCGATCCGGAAATGACGATCAGGAAGGAAATAGAGGAAGAAACCGGTTATGCAGTAGACCAGCTGGAGCATATCTGGGATTTTTATCCCTCTGCCGGTGCCACCACCGAAAGGCTCCATTTATACTATGCTGAAGTAAGCAGCAAAAAAGCAGAAGGTGGCGGGCTCGATGAGGAGCATGAGGATATAGCGGTACTTGAGTTTAGTCTCGATGAGCTGCTACAGCTCCAGCTGCCCGATGCCAAAACGATAATTGCGGTGCAGTGGCTGGCGCGTAAAAAGGGCAGGTTTCTCAGTAATCCGGAAGTAAAAATTTAG
- a CDS encoding PA-phosphatase-like phosphoesterase (COG0671 Membrane-associated phospholipid phosphatase) — MFYTDLNYMDKTKKIIFLWLILFSSIQPAAAQVTATTDTARAEQNLQNSFTTPPHLREPTFEFKTKRDLPILAGGAAMAIGGFVLKARVPQLTEAQLADLDPGTINAFDRGAVDNLRELDSNLSDYLLGVSALAPFSVLASRAIRRESLAIMVMYLETASLTGGLTNLSKGLFRRKRPYVYNPDALLKDRTKVSARHSFFSGHVAASASFMYLTAYMVDRYADRPVWKWAAWSGAVVIPGSIAVWRYTSGKHFPTDVLAGYAVGAGVGLLIPMIHRHQLPKDISLNIQPTPYGLHASLTF, encoded by the coding sequence ATGTTTTATACAGATCTAAACTATATGGACAAAACAAAAAAAATAATATTCCTCTGGCTCATCCTTTTTAGCAGCATTCAGCCAGCAGCGGCACAGGTAACCGCAACTACAGATACTGCAAGAGCTGAGCAAAACCTGCAAAACTCCTTTACAACTCCTCCGCATTTGCGGGAACCCACCTTTGAGTTCAAAACAAAAAGAGACCTGCCAATTTTAGCAGGTGGGGCGGCAATGGCTATTGGAGGCTTTGTACTGAAAGCAAGGGTGCCCCAGCTCACAGAAGCACAGCTGGCAGACCTGGATCCAGGTACGATCAATGCTTTCGACAGAGGTGCTGTTGACAATTTAAGAGAGCTTGACTCCAATCTAAGCGATTACCTGCTGGGGGTAAGTGCCCTTGCTCCTTTTTCGGTGCTGGCATCCCGCGCTATCAGGCGGGAATCCTTAGCGATAATGGTCATGTACCTGGAAACAGCATCGCTCACAGGCGGGCTCACCAACCTAAGCAAAGGCTTGTTCAGGCGCAAGCGCCCCTATGTGTATAACCCCGATGCCCTGCTGAAAGACAGAACAAAGGTAAGCGCGCGTCATTCATTCTTCTCCGGCCATGTGGCAGCCTCTGCCTCCTTTATGTACTTAACCGCCTATATGGTAGACCGCTACGCCGACCGGCCTGTCTGGAAATGGGCTGCCTGGTCTGGTGCCGTAGTCATTCCCGGTAGCATTGCCGTATGGCGGTATACCTCGGGAAAGCATTTTCCCACCGATGTATTGGCAGGCTATGCCGTAGGTGCGGGTGTAGGCCTGCTCATCCCCATGATACACCGGCATCAGCTGCCTAAGGATATATCGCTGAACATACAGCCAACTCCTTATGGCCTGCATGCATCACTTACCTTTTAG
- a CDS encoding putative low-complexity protein (COG1357 Uncharacterized low-complexity proteins) encodes MESMEPIVHQHKLFENLNYSGKALKNREFEKCSFKACDFSSSDFSGNRFTDCTFTGCNMGLMKLNQTTMDGIFFQECKLIGVNFNDCADLLFSVRFENCLLDYASFVSKKMSKASFKNSSLKSAIFSNATLNKAIFDNTDLQGAVFNRTNLQEANFITAYNFTIDPELNMVKRAKFSQQSLPGLLAKYDLQVSQ; translated from the coding sequence ATGGAAAGCATGGAGCCAATTGTACATCAGCACAAACTATTTGAAAACCTGAATTACTCTGGTAAAGCACTGAAAAACCGGGAGTTTGAAAAGTGCAGCTTTAAAGCCTGCGATTTCTCCAGCAGTGATTTTTCAGGCAACCGTTTTACAGACTGCACCTTTACCGGCTGCAACATGGGGCTGATGAAATTAAACCAGACGACCATGGATGGCATATTTTTTCAGGAGTGTAAGCTGATTGGTGTGAATTTCAATGATTGTGCTGATCTGCTTTTCTCGGTACGATTTGAAAATTGCCTGCTGGATTATGCCTCTTTTGTAAGTAAAAAAATGAGCAAGGCTTCTTTTAAAAACTCCTCCCTGAAAAGTGCCATCTTTAGCAACGCCACCCTGAACAAGGCCATTTTTGATAACACGGATCTGCAGGGCGCTGTGTTTAACAGAACCAATTTGCAGGAAGCCAATTTTATTACCGCCTACAACTTTACCATCGACCCTGAACTGAACATGGTCAAAAGGGCCAAATTTTCTCAACAGAGCCTGCCGGGCCTGCTGGCCAAATACGATCTGCAGGTAAGCCAATAA
- a CDS encoding ferredoxin (COG0633 Ferredoxin): protein MENMINLFVQQENGERLKLEAPTDMGLSVMEVLKAHELEVQAMCGGMAICATCHVEVLESGTLPDQSEDEAYMLESLPHAVSGSRLSCQLRVSPELDGLVVRIMPEA from the coding sequence ATGGAAAACATGATCAACCTGTTTGTGCAACAGGAAAATGGCGAAAGACTTAAGCTGGAGGCTCCCACAGATATGGGCCTGTCGGTAATGGAAGTACTAAAGGCGCACGAGCTGGAAGTGCAGGCCATGTGTGGCGGTATGGCTATTTGTGCCACCTGCCATGTAGAGGTACTGGAAAGCGGCACCTTGCCCGATCAGAGTGAAGACGAAGCTTATATGCTGGAGTCGCTTCCGCATGCTGTTTCCGGCAGCCGTCTGTCATGTCAGTTGCGGGTATCGCCCGAGCTTGATGGCCTGGTGGTACGCATTATGCCGGAGGCATAA
- a CDS encoding ferredoxin--NADP reductase (COG0492 Thioredoxin reductase): protein MQIITTDICVVGAGPVGLFAVFEAGLLKMRCHVVDALPAVGGQLTEIYPKKPIYDIPGFPEILAGDLVKNLQKQIEPFHPTFTLGERVEYLRKLDDGTIQVTTVDGTEINCKAVFIAGGLGSFEPRKPAIPGLEQYESRGIDYMVKDPEKYRGKRIVIAGGGDSALDWTIFLADVAEELTLVHRGSSFRGAPESADKVAALAAAGKIKLQLNSNVVEVHGEGDLKAVIVQPDKGESHALEVDYFIPLFGLIPKLGPIDQWGLELDKGAIMVNTFDYSTNIPGVYAIGDMNTYPGKLKLILCGFHESALAAQSAYKLVYPDKKFSLKYTTVNGIQEL from the coding sequence ATGCAAATAATAACAACTGATATTTGTGTGGTCGGGGCGGGCCCGGTAGGCCTTTTTGCAGTGTTTGAAGCAGGATTGCTGAAAATGCGCTGCCATGTGGTAGATGCCCTGCCTGCTGTTGGCGGACAGTTGACTGAAATATATCCTAAAAAACCGATTTACGATATTCCCGGTTTTCCGGAAATACTGGCCGGAGATCTGGTAAAGAACCTGCAGAAGCAGATTGAGCCATTTCACCCTACGTTTACCCTGGGCGAGCGGGTAGAGTACCTGCGCAAGCTCGACGACGGCACCATACAGGTAACCACCGTAGATGGTACCGAAATCAATTGCAAAGCAGTATTTATAGCCGGCGGACTTGGTTCTTTCGAGCCTCGTAAACCTGCCATTCCAGGCCTGGAGCAGTACGAGAGCCGCGGTATCGACTATATGGTGAAAGATCCTGAAAAGTACAGAGGCAAACGTATTGTGATTGCCGGCGGTGGCGATTCTGCTCTCGACTGGACTATCTTCCTGGCCGATGTAGCCGAGGAGCTTACCCTGGTGCACAGGGGCAGCAGCTTCCGTGGCGCGCCCGAATCTGCAGATAAGGTAGCAGCCCTGGCGGCGGCAGGTAAAATCAAGCTGCAGCTGAACTCCAATGTGGTAGAGGTACATGGCGAAGGCGACCTGAAGGCGGTAATTGTGCAGCCCGATAAAGGTGAGTCTCATGCCCTGGAGGTAGATTACTTTATTCCGCTCTTTGGCCTGATCCCTAAACTGGGACCTATTGATCAGTGGGGGCTGGAGCTTGATAAGGGTGCCATTATGGTTAATACCTTTGATTATTCTACCAATATTCCGGGTGTATATGCCATAGGCGATATGAATACCTACCCTGGTAAACTGAAGCTGATTTTATGTGGCTTTCACGAATCTGCCCTGGCAGCACAAAGTGCTTACAAACTGGTGTACCCGGATAAGAAGTTCTCCCTAAAATATACAACCGTTAACGGTATTCAAGAGCTCTAA